Sequence from the Peromyscus eremicus chromosome 4, PerEre_H2_v1, whole genome shotgun sequence genome:
gtgtgatgtatggcaaatgtgttactgattaatcaataaaacactgactggccattggctaggcaggaagtgtaggcggggcaaggaggagaataaagctgggaagtggaaggctgagtcagagagacactgccagccgccacgatgacaaacagcatgggaagataccggtaagccacgagccatgtggcaaggtatagatttatggaaatgaattaatttaaactgtaagaacagttagcaagaagcctgccacggccatacagtttgtaaccaatataagtctctgtgtttacttggtcgggtctgagaggctgtgggactggcaggtgagagagatttgtcctgactgtgggccaggcaggaaaactcaagctacacatgaCAGTCAAAGTGTCAGTAATGAGGGCTGCAGGGGAATGTGGGGCATCAGGTGACACGAGCATCCTCACTGTCATCGCTGGGGGAGTCGAAGGGGCCATTTGACAAGTAGATCATTCTGATTTCTAGCTAGACAACAAGATCAACAGCTTTATAGACAACAAAACAGCAACAGGGCACATCCGAACACAGTCCACAACCAGAGCTGAAGCATGGGCTCTTGACAGTGTCCTGATGAACACCTAATCCAGAATATAGAGAAAGATGGACATAGAGAATCAGGCATGCTTTTCTCTCCACAGAAAAATTCTCACAAGCATCTGAAGAAGACATTGATCTAAAGACACTGGGAGGCAGCGGAGGATCCAGTTCTTCCCACGACGAGTACAGCCACAGTGAGAGCTCATGGAACTCCTTTAAATCAAGAAGTCCCGAACCCACCTTCAGTGAGGAAGTATATGAGGAGAGGAAGCATAAACACACTTCTGAGGGCGGCAATCTTGGTTACAAGACCAGAGGATCTCAAAGAGAAGACATGAGctctttcaaaagcagaatgaaaaCCCGGATTGCTGGTAAATAATGTGTCCACTGGCAGCTGAAGACCTGGACCAATATGAAGGTAAGAATATTACCAGGTGAGGGAGAGGCCTGCCTCAGGGTTTCCAAGTTATGCATGGCTACTCACTGGGCCATTGTGAGACTGACTGATCCCCACTGTTCATACCTGGGGAGCTTTGGGAAACTGAGGAAAGCACCTGAGCTGTGACTGTGTCCTGAATTCCTACCCTTCGGGTGTAGCATTAATGGTTTTCCCCTGTACAATCCAGCAAGTGATAAAATTGAGTATGTACCACCTGCACAAGCATATGTATAAGCTTGTGACAAAATCTCGTCACTTCTTGTGTTGTGCTTGTAAACGTTAATTTCATGCTTATTGTGGCACAAAATAGTGCAGTAGATGCAATCTCCTGTGTTCACACTGTAGCCCTGTAAGGAGCAATTATCTCTTTCAGAGACCATGTCGCCACGAAAtagcttcctcttccctctcaaaaaagaaagacaaatgcccTGCTTATGACACACTAGAGATGAAATACAGCAGTAAGCTGCAGTAAAGGGAACCACGGAGACCTGAGACCTACACCAAATGTCCCCTGCgcccttctctgtcctgcctcACAGGCTGGTGACCTCTCCTTCCCTAGGTGCCACCAAACTGAGAGAAGCCTGTGTTGTCTTCAGGATTCAGACTCCCACGGGGTCCCAGAAACAGCCATGGATTTCACTTCCTTCTCAcacttgtggttttgttttgttttttccttaagaTTCCTAAACCTGACAATATTCAAATTCAaccttttcaattaaaaaaaagatatcattCTGCATCATTATCTCCTGAAGTCTCCTGCTTTGGGGGCATAGAGGCTGGGTGGGATTCCTGAAATTAACAGTTCTACAAGTAAATGAAGTGACCTTCTGTGTCAGTACAGTGAATCATATTCAAAGACACATTTCCTACGCTCTGGATCGAGACCCATCATTCAGTAGAAGTGCCACCAACCCTATTCCCTGCCTGACCCTCTTCTCAGTGGGGCCTTAAACTGGCAACCTAGGATACATCAGAGAAGACATGTCCCAATATGCC
This genomic interval carries:
- the LOC131908716 gene encoding seminal vesicle secretory protein 5-like; this encodes MNPTGFFLLTVLLVLVTETASRKTREKFSQASEEDIDLKTLGGSGGSSSSHDEYSHSESSWNSFKSRSPEPTFSEEVYEERKHKHTSEGGNLGYKTRGSQREDMSSFKSRMKTRIAGK